In Chryseobacterium lactis, a single genomic region encodes these proteins:
- a CDS encoding SusC/RagA family TonB-linked outer membrane protein: MKKLTTGLLVLVVSSSVAVAHAQEKKDTLKTKEIEGVVVTALGIKREKKSLGYASQEIKAGALSDGTTNTGNIAAQLSGKVAGLNVTTNNNFGGSSNLVIRGVKSLAGGNPLIVIDGSPVNNTSTQANSIDYGNALSDINQEDIESINVLKGAAASALYGERGLNGVIVITTKNGKGKDDGSWGVTFSSAVQVGFIDKSTFPEYQTRYGAGYSQKFGSQASDGLNYANFSADASWGPKFDPNLMVYQWDSFNPLSPNYQKATPWVAAKNGPIKFFENPASYINSVTLEKGQKGKNISFTYENMMSDGLMPNSHLNKNNFSLKINYDLTPKLHSSFYSTMTLQDTKGRSITGYSNNIATGFRQWWQTNVDVNDLQNLYFANVDPHVANASNNYGNVTWSRKSAANGAPAYWNNPYFQAYQNYSSDKRYRSFTYGQVTYDLLDNISVTGKVSYDRSNLMAESRLAVGSLPQAFGQSNNSIGSGYGRRDILQTETNYDLMVNYKFDITDNINLSGVVGGNIRRNYYNSLYASTEGGLVVPGIYALSNSKKAPLAPDETEYTVQTNSWYATASFDFYKKFYLDATFRVEETSTLLKGNNVFNYPSITGSLIMSEILDTKRWMNFWKIRANYAQVGGSASSYQLTNNYRSAGILFNTGIYNSILNQPYPGLQPQKANEFEVGTEAHFLRDRITLDVAYYKTKTTPQILQPLPTSAAIGYTGKVFNAGRIDNSGVEVQLGLVPIKTKDFTWNIDANWSKNQNKVVELYPGINNYLLNSFQGGVSLNARVGEAWGALIGSDYTYVNGQKVIDPNTGKYLQNPNQVIGNTTPDWIGGIRNSFSYKGFSLSFLIDMRKGGDIFSTDMYYGLSSGLYKETAIGDYRDKPIVLPGVLPDGTPNNIALSPVDNSGSTGYKTQPSSAFVYDGSFIKLREASIGYTLPKSLLAGTKIYDAKISIVGRNLWIIHKNLPYADPEAMVGGGVSSYGWSIGSMPTTRDLGINVTFKF; the protein is encoded by the coding sequence ATGAAGAAACTAACAACAGGTCTTCTTGTTTTAGTAGTGTCTTCCTCTGTTGCTGTTGCTCATGCGCAGGAAAAGAAAGACACTCTTAAAACAAAAGAAATCGAAGGAGTGGTGGTGACTGCACTTGGGATCAAAAGAGAGAAAAAATCATTAGGATATGCTTCTCAGGAGATTAAAGCAGGTGCATTATCAGATGGAACAACTAACACAGGGAACATTGCTGCCCAGTTATCCGGTAAAGTAGCAGGTCTTAATGTTACTACCAATAACAACTTTGGAGGGTCTTCCAATTTGGTAATCAGAGGAGTAAAGTCACTAGCAGGTGGTAATCCGCTAATTGTTATTGATGGATCACCAGTTAACAACACCAGTACTCAGGCAAACTCAATTGACTATGGTAATGCTCTTTCCGATATTAATCAGGAAGATATTGAATCAATCAACGTATTAAAAGGAGCTGCGGCTTCTGCATTATATGGCGAAAGAGGACTAAACGGGGTGATTGTAATCACTACTAAAAATGGAAAAGGAAAAGATGACGGGTCTTGGGGAGTAACATTCTCTTCTGCTGTACAGGTCGGATTTATTGATAAATCTACTTTCCCGGAATATCAGACACGATATGGTGCGGGATATTCTCAGAAATTCGGATCACAGGCATCTGACGGTTTAAATTACGCTAACTTTTCTGCTGATGCATCATGGGGACCAAAATTTGACCCTAATTTGATGGTGTACCAATGGGATTCTTTTAATCCTTTATCCCCTAACTACCAAAAAGCAACACCTTGGGTAGCTGCAAAAAATGGACCTATTAAATTTTTCGAAAATCCGGCTTCTTATATCAACAGTGTAACCTTAGAAAAAGGACAGAAAGGGAAAAACATCAGTTTTACGTATGAAAATATGATGTCTGATGGGTTAATGCCTAATTCTCACCTTAATAAAAATAATTTCTCTTTAAAGATTAATTATGATCTGACCCCTAAATTACACTCTTCTTTTTATTCTACAATGACTTTGCAGGATACTAAAGGGAGAAGTATTACAGGGTACTCAAATAATATCGCAACCGGCTTCAGACAGTGGTGGCAAACCAATGTTGATGTTAATGATCTTCAAAATTTATATTTTGCAAACGTAGATCCGCACGTTGCTAATGCATCCAATAACTATGGTAACGTTACCTGGAGCAGAAAATCGGCTGCAAACGGAGCTCCGGCCTATTGGAACAACCCATATTTCCAGGCCTATCAAAATTATTCTTCAGATAAGAGATACAGAAGCTTCACCTATGGTCAGGTAACGTATGATCTGCTAGATAACATCTCTGTTACTGGAAAGGTTTCTTATGACAGATCAAACCTTATGGCTGAAAGCAGACTGGCTGTTGGATCTTTACCTCAAGCTTTCGGACAATCAAATAACTCTATTGGTTCAGGATATGGGAGACGTGATATTCTACAGACGGAAACCAATTATGACTTAATGGTGAATTATAAATTTGATATTACTGATAATATTAACCTTTCAGGAGTTGTTGGAGGAAATATCCGTAGAAACTATTACAATTCACTGTATGCTTCAACAGAGGGTGGATTGGTCGTACCTGGAATTTATGCTTTATCCAACTCTAAAAAGGCACCTTTAGCACCTGATGAAACTGAATATACAGTACAAACCAATTCCTGGTATGCAACAGCTTCATTTGATTTCTATAAAAAATTCTATTTGGATGCAACATTTAGGGTAGAAGAGACGTCAACATTGCTAAAGGGTAATAATGTTTTTAATTATCCTTCAATAACAGGATCATTAATTATGTCCGAAATTCTAGATACCAAAAGATGGATGAATTTCTGGAAAATCAGAGCAAACTATGCGCAAGTGGGAGGGTCTGCATCTTCTTACCAATTAACCAATAATTACAGATCTGCCGGAATTCTATTTAATACAGGAATTTATAACTCAATCTTAAATCAACCTTATCCGGGGCTTCAGCCTCAAAAGGCTAATGAATTTGAAGTTGGGACTGAAGCTCATTTCTTGAGAGATAGAATTACGCTTGATGTTGCTTATTATAAGACAAAAACTACTCCTCAGATTCTTCAACCACTTCCGACATCTGCAGCGATAGGGTATACTGGTAAAGTATTCAATGCGGGAAGAATAGATAACAGTGGGGTTGAAGTACAATTAGGTTTAGTTCCGATAAAAACAAAAGATTTCACTTGGAATATTGATGCCAACTGGTCTAAAAACCAGAATAAAGTGGTGGAATTATATCCGGGGATCAACAATTATTTATTAAATAGTTTCCAGGGTGGAGTTTCTTTAAATGCTAGAGTAGGTGAAGCTTGGGGAGCATTAATTGGGTCTGATTATACCTATGTGAATGGTCAAAAAGTTATTGACCCGAATACTGGAAAATATTTACAAAATCCAAATCAGGTAATTGGTAATACTACCCCGGATTGGATTGGAGGTATCCGAAACAGCTTTAGTTACAAAGGATTTTCTTTAAGCTTCTTAATTGATATGCGTAAAGGGGGTGATATATTCTCAACAGATATGTATTACGGATTATCATCAGGTCTTTATAAAGAAACTGCTATTGGAGATTACAGAGATAAGCCTATTGTTTTGCCTGGTGTTCTTCCTGATGGTACTCCAAACAATATCGCATTATCTCCGGTTGACAACAGTGGTTCTACAGGATATAAAACACAACCTTCAAGCGCATTTGTTTATGATGGATCTTTCATTAAGCTAAGAGAAGCAAGTATTGGATATACACTTCCGAAATCCTTATTGGCAGGTACTAAGATTTATGATGCGAAAATTTCAATTGTAGGTAGAAACTTATGGATTATTCATAAAAATTTACCATATGCAGATCCTGAAGCCATGGTAGGTGGCGGCGTTAGCTCCTATGGATGGTCTATTGGTTCAATGCCTACGACAAGAGATCTTGGTATCAATGTCACATTTAAATTCTAA
- a CDS encoding SusD/RagB family nutrient-binding outer membrane lipoprotein produces MKNIIKISLVSACIGLALSSCQSDLTSLNEDPKHPSVLPSDNLLATALYQSSYYMDNPSVNFNNYRFFTQQWAETQYPDETQYNLVTRNQPRNHFNRMYVYSINNLRQAKTNLKNEVETDDIRANKMATLEIEEIFIWENLVDTFGDVPYSDAFKPDEILTPKYDDAKTIYLDLIRRIDAATATIKPAATGYADLVYGGNMTKWKKFANSIKLRLGMNLADVDPALAKTTIESAIAGGVIASDDDAYKFKYDGGTFSNPVFDNLVASNRNDFVPSELTIKTMSTLADPRMDVWFTKVGGVYKGGVFGELNDPYTNFSQLSSYFRSATTASNLLSYAEVAFLKAEAAARGYSAGGTAVDLYTAAVTESMRENGVSAANTTTYLAANPINIANWKQSIGTQAWIAMFNKGFASWNFTRRLDYPILVNPPKSNLSSVPYRMPYSDQEYVLNGANVKAAGDKIGGDKATTKLFWDKN; encoded by the coding sequence ATGAAAAATATTATAAAAATAAGTTTGGTGTCTGCATGTATCGGGTTGGCTTTAAGTTCATGTCAAAGTGATTTAACTTCTCTGAACGAGGATCCTAAGCATCCATCAGTTCTTCCATCAGATAACTTATTAGCTACTGCATTATATCAGTCATCCTATTATATGGATAACCCTAGTGTGAATTTTAATAATTATAGATTTTTTACGCAACAATGGGCTGAAACTCAGTATCCGGATGAAACTCAATATAACCTGGTAACCCGTAACCAGCCACGTAATCATTTTAACAGAATGTATGTGTACAGTATTAATAACCTGAGACAAGCAAAAACCAATCTGAAAAATGAAGTAGAGACGGATGATATCCGTGCTAACAAAATGGCTACTTTAGAAATTGAAGAAATTTTTATCTGGGAGAATTTGGTAGACACTTTTGGTGATGTTCCTTATTCTGATGCATTTAAACCTGATGAAATTTTAACTCCTAAATATGACGATGCCAAAACAATTTATTTGGATCTGATCCGAAGAATTGATGCTGCTACGGCTACTATTAAACCTGCAGCCACTGGTTATGCTGACTTAGTGTACGGAGGTAATATGACCAAGTGGAAGAAATTCGCTAATTCTATTAAACTAAGATTAGGAATGAATTTGGCAGATGTTGATCCTGCATTAGCAAAGACAACCATTGAATCTGCAATTGCCGGCGGAGTTATTGCTTCTGATGATGATGCTTACAAATTCAAGTATGATGGAGGAACATTCTCCAATCCGGTATTTGATAATTTAGTAGCTTCTAACAGAAATGACTTTGTGCCTAGTGAACTAACTATTAAAACGATGAGTACGCTTGCAGATCCAAGAATGGATGTTTGGTTTACCAAAGTTGGAGGAGTTTATAAAGGAGGCGTTTTTGGAGAATTAAATGATCCTTATACTAATTTCTCTCAATTAAGCTCTTACTTCAGAAGTGCGACTACCGCATCAAACTTATTAAGCTATGCAGAAGTAGCATTCTTAAAAGCTGAAGCTGCAGCGAGAGGGTATTCTGCTGGAGGTACAGCAGTAGATCTTTATACAGCAGCTGTTACAGAATCAATGAGAGAAAATGGAGTAAGTGCTGCAAATACCACAACATATCTGGCAGCTAATCCAATTAACATCGCAAACTGGAAACAGTCTATCGGTACGCAAGCATGGATCGCAATGTTCAACAAAGGATTTGCCAGCTGGAACTTTACAAGACGTCTGGATTATCCGATTCTTGTGAATCCTCCAAAATCCAATTTATCTTCAGTTCCATACAGAATGCCTTATTCTGATCAGGAATATGTATTGAATGGGGCTAACGTTAAAGCGGCCGGTGATAAAATTGGCGGTGATAAAGCAACCACGAAACTTTTCTGGGACAAAAACTAG